Proteins from a single region of Sphaerochaeta globosa str. Buddy:
- a CDS encoding LacI family DNA-binding transcriptional regulator: MATIRELAQYVGVSIATVSKVLNNQTGVSKETELLVLDAAKKLNYRPNLNARHLKTGTSKTLGIIAEDLTVFNTPDIIDGIGVCCESRSFHYILGNLRFDKLFGHESGNADQKNRLVLDMMDQMLSKQVDGIIYIGCHSHALTILSRNESTRFVCAYCYSEDPSIPAVIFDDREAAKKVTNLLLAKGHTKIGVVAGVKDSFHTNNRLFGIQESLYEHSVPYNPHFICYADWTRDQGYQCAAELLERGATAIFAMNDLMAMGVLDYCNQHGIEVGRDVALIGFDNREISSVCRPSLSTVALPLFEIGHTAASILLDMIENKEKTHPSRILLDCAIIERESTGFHSSLHQV; encoded by the coding sequence ATGGCAACCATAAGGGAACTCGCACAATATGTAGGGGTATCGATTGCAACCGTCTCCAAGGTTCTGAATAATCAAACCGGTGTCAGCAAGGAGACTGAACTATTGGTCCTCGATGCAGCCAAAAAACTCAATTACCGCCCCAATCTCAATGCAAGACATCTCAAGACGGGTACCAGCAAGACATTGGGTATCATTGCCGAGGACCTGACGGTCTTCAATACCCCTGATATCATTGATGGTATCGGTGTCTGTTGTGAATCTCGCTCGTTTCATTATATTCTGGGAAATTTGCGTTTTGACAAACTCTTTGGCCATGAGAGCGGCAATGCCGATCAAAAGAATCGTCTTGTGCTGGATATGATGGATCAGATGTTGAGCAAGCAAGTCGATGGTATTATTTATATCGGCTGTCACAGCCATGCACTGACCATACTCTCCCGCAATGAAAGCACGCGCTTTGTATGTGCTTACTGTTACAGTGAGGACCCATCCATTCCTGCAGTCATCTTTGACGATCGTGAAGCTGCGAAGAAGGTAACCAATCTCCTGCTGGCAAAAGGTCACACAAAGATAGGCGTTGTAGCAGGTGTGAAGGACTCCTTTCATACAAACAACCGCCTATTTGGCATTCAGGAATCGCTGTATGAGCACTCGGTACCGTATAATCCACATTTCATCTGCTATGCCGACTGGACACGGGACCAAGGCTATCAATGCGCTGCTGAACTCCTTGAACGAGGGGCAACAGCCATTTTTGCCATGAACGATCTAATGGCAATGGGAGTATTGGATTACTGCAATCAACATGGAATCGAGGTCGGCAGAGATGTGGCTCTCATCGGTTTTGACAACCGTGAAATCTCTTCGGTCTGCCGTCCCTCCCTTTCCACTGTGGCCCTGCCACTCTTTGAGATTGGCCATACTGCAGCTTCCATACTGCTGGATATGATTGAGAACAAAGAAAAAACTCACCCGAGTCGTATTCTGCTCGATTGCGCCATTATTGAACGGGAGTCTACGGGATTTCATTCTTCCCTACACCAAGTATAA